A window of the Yersinia rochesterensis genome harbors these coding sequences:
- a CDS encoding Grx4 family monothiol glutaredoxin, whose amino-acid sequence MTTIDKIQRQIAENPILLYMKGSPKLPNCGFSAQAVQALSACGERFAYVDILQNPDIRAELPKYANWPTFPQLWVDGELVGGCDILMEMYQRGELQQLLKETADKYRTEEEKPAAE is encoded by the coding sequence ATGACGACGATTGATAAAATTCAGCGCCAGATAGCAGAAAACCCAATCCTGCTTTATATGAAAGGCTCGCCTAAGCTGCCAAACTGCGGTTTCTCGGCTCAGGCGGTACAGGCGCTATCCGCGTGTGGCGAACGTTTTGCTTATGTTGATATTTTGCAAAATCCTGACATCCGTGCTGAGTTGCCAAAATATGCTAACTGGCCAACCTTCCCACAACTCTGGGTTGACGGCGAATTGGTCGGCGGTTGTGACATCCTGATGGAAATGTATCAGCGTGGCGAACTGCAACAACTGCTGAAAGAAACGGCAGATAAATACCGTACTGAAGAAGAAAAACCCGCAGCAG